The following is a genomic window from Phaeodactylum tricornutum CCAP 1055/1 chromosome 31, whole genome shotgun sequence.
TTGACCGAGACGCGGCAGCGACGGACGGGGACAACAGAAATGATTCGCCGGTTGATGCCGCCAACAGCACCAATACGGGAGCGCTCGTCATTGTGAATTTCATCGTATTCGTCGAGTGATTGCTGTGTGTTGTGGACTGTGAATAAAAGGGACGGCGTGATATCTATTTGTTCGAGAAACCGAATTTATGTTACAGTTCATCACTGTCAGTGGGATCGGAACGGAATCGAGAGAGTAGAGAAAGTGCAACGGACCTCTCCACGCGTGCTACTACAGCAGGCCAGACCGTTTGCAACTGCAGAATCTTCCGTCGCGAACACAGCCGGAAGATTGTGCAATTCCGTTCGGGCACCACGGAAGGGTGTTCTTCGATTCGGGTCTGCTATCACTTCCGGGTACTGCTAAGTCCAAGTGTCGATCGTAGGTCCGGTGTCAGGAATCGTCCGTTCGCACCAACGAGCTGCGGAACGACCATGTTTCCCTAACCCTATTCCCAATACCCAGttccaaatccaaaatgATTCCAACGATCATCACGACGATGACAAGTTCTCCGGTTTCCTGTCGCCAAAATCAGTAAGACCCATAACACCAACAATACCAAAGTCTTACAGCAGCCGCAACAACAGAAACCACTTTGAAATGACAGTCCACGAAGTTACTTTGCACGTGTACCAGCTAGCGCCGGAAGGGCATGCGTTTTTTACGGGAGTTTTGCCGAGCCTCGGCCTGGGCGCGTACCATACGTGCATTGAGATTGATCAAAGTCGCTACACATTCGCACCGAAAGTAGGGATCGTGCGTTCCAGCGCACGTCACGAACACGCTCCCACCGGAGCTGTTTGGAAAGAAGCCATTGTCTTGGGATCCTGTCGACTCGAGCGAGGCAGAGTGGCACGCATTGTCCGCATACTGCAGGACCGATTCTTCGGTCAATTCGCGTATCATTTGGTACACCGCAACTGCAACCACTTTACCGAAACAATGGCAACCGCCTTGCTCTGTCACGACGAAATCATCCAATCGGCTCTTTCGGGAAACGCAGAAACCAACGACAATGCCTTGCGTCCCCTAGTTGGTGCGTTGCGCACGTTTCCTACCTACATCAATCGACTCGCCAATACGTCCGGTCACTTTGTGTCATACGAGGCCAATACAATCCCTTGCCAAGTAGGCCAGGAAGCTGCCCATGCCGTTGTTGCATCTCAAGACACGTCAGTCGAGAAAGCGTCCCGATCAGCCTCCACCCGGACGTCGGCCCTAGATACATCCGCGAATCGCACTGCCACTAAGAAAGTTCTGACCGATCGACAAAAAGCAGCATTGGCAAAAATCAGAAAAACACCAGCGTGAGATTATCTACGACGGAAAGGTCACCAAGTTTCAGGGATTTGGGTTAAAGGGCCCCGACTCGACCAACATCACTGGCAACGCTATCAACAGCACGGCCCGTTCCTTCTCCAACGATAATATGCATCAATCGAAGCCGCAGGCCGAAAGTTCCAGAATCTATTTCTTATCAATAGTTGTTACCGTACAAAGGCTTGTGGGCTAGTGATCAATCATGTCACGAGGTCGACCAAATAAGTGTGAAAAACCTGAATGAAGTGAAAGGGCCTGTCGGAAAAGTGGTGTCGATCAAATTGAGGTCAGCCAGGTTTTGTAGTCGAAGTAGCCGCTCACCAGGAAAGTTTTTAAACATCATTGCTATCGAAGAGGTCCTGTCAAGTTGCACAAGCGATTGTCTTCTAGActactttacagttattgAAGAGTACCCCAAGTGGAAGGAAGGTTACTGGATGCAAATTTATACCAGGGGAAGTGAGCACGGGGAAATCACAATGGACCCATCACGGTGAGCAGAATACAGAGTAAATGTTGTGCTTCTTCTTGGAGACTGCCTTTCTCTCCATTTCGCAAGTTGGTGCCTTTCATTGCTCTAAGCCACAATCTTGTGGACCAGACATCTCTGGTTCTTCCCAATGCCAGTAGCCGCTCTTTCCTTCGCATGGGTACTCTCAATTTGTATCCGAATTTCTGTCctttcttacagttaatgcaCAAGCTTCCTAGAATATATCCTAGTTGTATGTTACAAAAAGCGTAGAATATCTCGGCACTTGAGACTAGATCAGAGACTCCGGACGACTGCAACACATCTCCCCACTAACATGCTTAAAGGAGAATCAGCTGTTGGTATGTGTTTTGTAAAGCGCTCTTTTTATACACGCTTTCCGCAGCGGACGCCGAGGCAATGTATGTTCCCACAACTATAAAGcggattgacggtgaattTGGTATAGTCTATTGAAGCAATATAAAAAAATTTGGAGAGTTAAAGATAGCAAGACGGATAGCTACAATCAAGACCTTTATCATGTCCAAATTGATTGCTAACATCCCTCTTTTCCTGCTGCAGTTGTCGTCAAATTTGTGAGGGATTGGCTGTTCTACTCTGTCCCCTCCTTGCCTTAAACTGTCACGGCAGAGACAGGGGTACACCTATTTTCCAAAGTTATCTTTGATCTTTGATACATAGCAAGTACTTTTTTACCGTGTCAGAAGTCAGCGTCAGGGTCTGCGTTGATCGTTCTCAATGATCTGTGTGATACGCGAGATGGGGTATCTCAAAAGGAGAGATGACAGTGAACCGTTTGTGCCGGGTATTTGACAGAGAGTGACAAATTTGACAATGAACTCTTCGTCTCGAAAAAAGCTGTGATACCCATATATTGCAAAAGAAGGCTCGGTCGCCTGCTCATGACTCATGTCAGACGGGACAGTGTCACCCTGTTCTCATAGTCAAAGCCTGTCTACGTTTTCCTTCGCGAACATGGGAGGCTTTTGCACACAATTCAATAACAGTAGCATCCACTCTAGGTCAATATAAATCTATCCGTTTCCTTCCACTTCTTGCGCCATGACGCTCACGCGAATCCCCCTTATTGCGGAAATGTTACTCTTGCATTTGATGTGCATCGATTCCAGGCGCGTGTGCGCCTTTGCTCCAACCCCGTGGGGTGCCAGAGTGCGAACGGTCCGTCCCTGCTCGTGGCGGGTTGAGAAATTTGCTCCAATGGATACCACAACACGACAAGCAGCCGCCCACAGCAATTCCGATAGCGCCGAGGAGAGCAATGTAGAAAAGATCAACAACAAGACTAGTAAGAAGGAGAATGTGGACTTGCCGTTGTTTTCGCTCGATGCCGGCGCCTTGCCAGACGTAGGTACGAACCTTGGAATTGATCTGGGAAGTATGTTGGAGCCGCTGAGTGACCAGGAAGCCGCGGAACTCAAAGCCGCAGCCACGGAGGTCATCAACGACGGGGTCGCCAAGGGTATTGACGAAATCGCCCTGCTCCGAGCCAATTTACAGCGCGAACTGAAACGCCAGTCAGAGAGTCTGCAAGCGCAGGCAGACGCTCGCGCCAAAGTTGAGTCCGATCGGCTTCTGCGCAAGATCGACGCGCTCACGGACGCCTTCTTATCGAGCAACGAATTCGCCCGGACAACTACCAAGCGCGCGGCAGCGGCGGATCAATCCATGGAAGGAGAAGGATTGGAAGTGGGTGTGTGGGGCGTCCTGAACGGTGCCGCCGTGCCCACTTCTGGCAGCAACGTCTTGCTAGGTAGTATTCAGTCGGCCTTACAGAGCGGAGCACGAATCAAGGACGAGGAACCCGAATCTAAGGATGCGACGACTGAAAAGATTGCCGATTCGGAGAATCGCATCGTCGTAGTGGCGGACGAGTCCCAGGATGTGTTCGCCAAAAAACTGATTGCTCCCTTGACGGCATCGCTTACACAGCTCTTGCCGGGCATTGTGGTGGACGTTTACAAACCGACTGCGACGATTCCTTTGGGAGCGGACAATGCAAAAGTCGTTTTATTATTCCTGACGTCTCTCAGTGATCAGTCGTCGGTCAAGAACTTGTTGGACCGGTGTTTGCGCAAAATTCTGCGCGCCGATGGTGCCGTTGGT
Proteins encoded in this region:
- a CDS encoding predicted protein yields the protein MTVHEVTLHVYQLAPEGHAFFTGVLPSLGLGAYHTCIEIDQSRYTFAPKVGIVRSSARHEHAPTGAVWKEAIVLGSCRLERGRVARIVRILQDRFFGQFAYHLVHRNCNHFTETMATALLCHDEIIQSALSGNAETNDNALRPLVGALRTFPTYINRLANTSGHFVSYEANTIPCQVGQEAAHAVVASQDTSVEKASRSASTRTSALDTSANRTATKKVLTDRQKAALAKIRKTPA